From the Daucus carota subsp. sativus chromosome 8, DH1 v3.0, whole genome shotgun sequence genome, one window contains:
- the LOC135148376 gene encoding uncharacterized protein LOC135148376 yields the protein MHLKYCRYPMANNSNNFSVRSVLEKDKLTGTNFLDWQRNLRIVLKQERKLYVIDIPRPTPLAEGSTRAQHTAYQKHIDDDTDVQCLMLATMSAELQKQHENMDSYDMIEHLKRMFEGQARQERFDTFKSLNACKQGERDPVGPHVLKMIGYIDYLEKLGAPIGPEHQIDLILQSLNNNYSQFVMNYNMNEINKNPAELLAMLKTAETNIQKVSPTPILMVNKGKAKGKGKWKGKKKMGSNSNANPKPGPTKALKPKGGVQKDGDCHYCKKPGHWKRNCHAYLEDLKKKKAAAASDSGTTGK from the exons atgcatttgaaatattgtagatatccaatggcaaataattcaaacaacttctctgtacgatcagtccttgagaaggacaagctgacaggaaccaacttccttgactggcaaaggaatttgaggattgtcctcaaacaagagcgcaagctctatgtcatagatattcctcgccctacacctctcgctgaaggatcaacccgtgctcagcatactgcttatcagaagcatatcgatgatgacacggatgttcaatgtctcatgttagcgaccatgagtgctgaacttcagaaacaacatgagaatatggattcttatgatatgattgagcaccttaagcgtatgtttgagggacaggctcgtcaggagaggtttgatactttcaaatctttgaatgcttgtaagcagggtgaacgtgatccggtaggaccgcatgttctgaagatgatagggtatattgattatcttgaaaaattgggtgccccgattggtccggagcaccaaattgatctgatcttgcaatctctaaacaataactattctcagtttgtaatgaattacaatatgaatgagataaacaagaaccccgccgaattgttggcaatgttgaaaactgctgaaaccaacattcagaaggtgtcccctactcccatattgatggtgaataaggggaaggccaaaggaaagggtaaatggaaaggcaagaagaagatgggatCTAATTCTAATGCCAATCCGAAACCTGGTCCGACTAAGGCCTTGAAACCGAAAGGTGGTGTTCAGAAGGATGGTGATTGTCACTATTGCAAGAAACCAGGTCATTGGAAGAGGAActgtcatgcttatttggaggatctgaagaagaagaaggctgctgccgcttctgattcag GAACTACAGGGAAGTAG
- the LOC108197680 gene encoding 4-coumarate--CoA ligase-like 9 gives MELWFRVVAMCTVPFFHVYGFFYCLRCLAFGESLVLFSKFNFQLMMKSIQQFSVTNLALAPPLVVAMISNSIGDYDLRSLQVVLSGGAPLSIPLMKKFNTLFPNVTLVQAYGLTETTGGVCRTVGPIESKRLGANGRLTYNCQAKIVDPLTGVGLPPFKHGELWIRGPSIMKGYVHDEMASGAILTADGWLKTGDLCYFDNEGFLFYVDSIKELIKCNGYQVPPAELEDLLQSHPDIVEAAVVPYPDEKAGQVPIAFVVRTTGSIIDESIIKEFVAKEVAPYKKLRRVSFMDSIPKNATGKVLRKELVKLSLSNGTSSRL, from the exons ATGGAGCTCTGGTTCCGCGTGGTGGCGATGTGCACGGTTCCCTTTTTTCATGTCTACGGATTCTTCTACTGTCTCAGATGTCTTGCATTTGGAGAGAGTCTCGTACTTTTcagtaaatttaattttcaactgatgatgaaaTCGATTCAGCAATTTAGCGTTACTAATTTGGCCTTGGCGCCTCCATTGGTTGTCGCGATGATTAGCAATTCAATTGGAGATTATGATTTACGCTCCCTTCAAGTTGTCTTGAGCGGTGGAGCTCCTCTCTCAATTCCTTTAATGAAGAAATTCAACACACTATTTCCAAATGTTACCCTGGTTCAG GCTTATGGATTGACAGAAACAACAGGTGGTGTTTGTCGAACAGTCGGTCCAATTGAAAGCAAGAGATTAGGAGCAAACGGACGACTTACATACAATTGTCAAGCTAAGATAGTTGATCCTCTAACTGGAGTTGGTCTGCCTCCGTTTAAGCATGGGGAACTCTGGATTAGGGGACCATCAATAATGAAAG GTTATGTCCACGACGAGATGGCATCAGGTGCAATTTTGACTGCTGATGGATGGTTGAAGACCGGCGATCTTTGTTATTTTGACAATGAAGGTTTCCTATTTTACGTAGACAGCATAAAGGAACTAATCAAGTGTAACGGCTACCAG GTTCCACCAGCAGAGTTGGAAGATCTTCTGCAGTCCCATCCAGATATTGTTGAAGCAGCTGTGGTGCC GTATCCTGATGAGAAAGCAGGACAAGTACCCATTGCATTTGTAGTGAGGACAACAGGAAGTATCATTGACGAATCTATAATTAAGGAATTTGTAGCTAAAGAG GTTGCTCCATACAAGAAACTAAGACGAGTATCGTTCATGGATTCCATACCTAAAAATGCTACCGGTAAAGTGTTGCGGAAAGAGTTGGTGAAACTTTCTTTGTCAAATGGCACATCATCAAGATTGTAG